In Tachysurus fulvidraco isolate hzauxx_2018 chromosome 9, HZAU_PFXX_2.0, whole genome shotgun sequence, the sequence TGCAATGGTGGACATACCCACTACAACTATTTATCCACAAACTATCCACAAAGAACACCCTTGGTTAGAGAAAAGTGCACAATACAGCCTATTTTGCCCCGTTTGtgcagaaatgaaacaaaaccatGGCTTCATTTCAAAGCATTACTAAATGATGCCTCTTTTCACAGGacttaaaaaaagcatttctgGAGAGCGTGGGATTGCCAAAAGAATAAACGAAAAGGTGGGGAGGGGGAGATGTGACGGGAAAGATTTGGAAAAGACAGTTGAAGAGGGCGGAGAGTGACAGTACCTTCTGAATTGATGGGTTTATGAGATAACgaaagtgaaagttaccttttttGTTTGCAGGTGTATAAATATGAGCTTGTGATGgtacctgaacacacaccttctGCACATTTCCTTCTGATACTCAGAAAGCTACAGAACACAGACGCAAACATGTCTAATGCAGTTGTTGCTCTTCTGGTCTTCTCTGCACTTCTGTGGAACAATGCACAAGGTAAGACagcacacacatgtgcacatggATGTGCACATGCATGCAAATCTAtagctgtttctgttactgaaGACCGAAAAGCATGTCGGTCATTCATTCAGCACAGTGATGTAGACCCAGGGTCAATGACCGCCTGAACGAAACCCTTCTAAAACTGCAAGCCTATTGTGTTTGTATCCAGCATGACAGTAAAGCGTGTGGGCTATCAAGGTCTTTATTCATGTTTCCCCTCTCACGGGGTCTTTCCATTTTCCTGCCAATGACTAGATTTCCTGTAAATCAGCCACAAAACTTATATAAAGCAAAAATGTACAAAGAAATccactttttaatttattactacagtattaaattatatactatagtctattttttatctattgctatcattattatcataaagagtctctctctctctctctctctctctctctctctctctctctctctctctctctctctcgctctctcgctctctattttttttttagcattctCCAATACTGCTGCTGATTGCTGCTTGACCACCAGTGACACTTTAGTTCCACGCCGCATTGTTGGTTCCTACACCATTCAAACCCTAGACAGCGGATGCCCCATTCCAGCTACTGTGTAAGTTTTCACAGTTTTTCATTCATCAACAACCTTAAACAACTTAGCATAATGAGCTGCAGTACTAAAATTTTAAATGCTCCCTTTTCTTTCCCTTCTGACATCTCGGTCATTTAGGTTCATCACAAAGAAGAACAGGAAGCTGTGCTCTCCACCTGTAAATGACCTGAGATATCAATGGGTGTTGAAGCTTGTTGAATATCTGGATAATCGTAGCGCCAAGAGCAACGGTAACACAAATCAGCTTAATAGTAATATCATTCTTAAAAAAGCTGTATGGAGTTTCATTCTGTCCTGTTTTTACTGATCtactctttgtctttgtttaggCGCTCACTGATAAACAGAGCGAATAAGTCCAGGCCTGTCTGATGATCACGCCTGGATTTTCTATGACAGCTCCTGTGATGTTAATAAGCTACTTCTCCTTTGTACCTTTATGTGTCAAAGTGCACTAACTCTCTTATGTAGTTCtcatataaaaaaagaacaaacataaaatgtgaatctgtgtgtatgtgtgccaacacactgtacattattttttatacacatttaagCTAATGAtgaattgtaattttttttttcccttacaaAATGTGCATGGGTTTTTTAGGGTGGgtgaattcaaataaaattcattttattaaataataccaGTGTTGTGTTGCAATTTTTATCTTGATGTAGAATATTGTGAATAATAGAATACTGATATTGTCATACATTGTAATTTTACACAATACTGACACATCACAGGAATGATGTGGCTTTTACAACAGATATTTGGAAAGAGTCTGATATGGGACAAAAGGCTTTCAGGTTTCTCTGTAACTTGACAAGTTGCATTGTTTCTGGCATTATTATGTCACGTGAGAGTGAGAATAGCAGTTGGTTAGGCAATGAGGGTTTTAGCTGTTGTAACGCAGCCCCATTATTAATACATTCACTGGAACTTTTTGTGGATGATGCACAACTCTCTACATGATATACAAAGTGTGGTTTCATtcaatataagaaataaaaaaagttagtgGAATAAAACAGTTCAGGTTATGCTATgattggaaaataatccattTCCAGTTTcctcattattatattattgtagtacaaaaatgtaaaaatgtaagtgtTGTGATATGTTATATCTCCTACTTTAATAGCATTTTCATATAAACCGAGTAAACGTAATGCACATTATTAAGCATTTATCATTCATCATGTTTTCGCTTTGTACTTTTAACAAGCCTTTATTGAACAGCTATATTGCACTCACACGCCCTTATGCTCGACACAATAAACAGGCACATTGCCTCATCTGTGGAATTCCCAAAAGTCACATAAGAATAAATTACAAAGAAATGTTGATGTTGACGGTGGCTTTATCACAACATTGAATCTAAGATGGTGATAATTTACTGAGATGAAGTACACTATCAGGACCATATACACAATCAAGAAAATGAAAGTATTCTCACTGGAGTGGCTCCAGACAAATTCGGGAAAAGCAGAGTGATCGTAAAGAAGCCAGACTGGACcaccagagagtgtgagaaaatGTGAAACTGGCACACATTTAGAAAATTAATtctgtgaacaaaaaaaaacctttcacaGTTAGCTTAGTATTGTAATGTAGTAGTTCTAGTCTTGCTCCTACTACAGATAATTAATACacatctttatattttatataatatattgtttctATGACagacatataatataataccaCATATGCTTAAGGTGTTACAAGTTGTAGGACATCTGCCTTAAAGTTGTGTGAAATGTTGAGTGAAATGCTGAGATCCTTTCCTGTTCttcacagttgtaaagagtgcttattGCGTTACTCTTCCTGTCTGCTTGGACAATCTCTGCAGGCTGATGCTCACTggatgctttgtgtgtgtgtgtgtgtgtgtgtgtgtgtgtgtgtgtgtgtgtgtgtgtgtgtgtgtgtgtgtgtgtgtgtgtgtgtgtgtgtgtttaaccttTCTCTAGCAAGGTCTATTGGGAATCCCCAGATTTGATTGAATGCAGGACCTGCGTGAAAACGAAAGTTAAAGCAGCTATAAAATGCGGGCGAGGAgtggacgagagagagagagagggcagagaAGGAGGAGATTCAGAAGCATCTAATATCAGTGTCcagacagaaagtgtgtgacTCTCATCCTCTGAACACAATGGCTCGATCTGCCTTTCTCAGtctgtgtatgggtgtatggaTCACTGctatcatcatcagcatcaacaTGGATGGTTAGTTTTATTATAGATTATTCTGTATATGACTcaagcatgtatgtatgtatgtatgtgtgtgtgtgtgtgtgtgtgtgtgtgtgtgtgtgtgtgtgtgtgtgtgtgtgtgtgtgtgtgtgtgtgtgtgtgtgtgtgtgtgtgtgtgtgtgtgtgtgtgtgtgtgtgtgtgtgtgtgtgtgtgtgtgttttcactgtatTGCAAACTTGGACTGTAATGTCACACCTTTGGAAGAGAAATCAAATTCTAGATCCAGAATTTTAATCAGCATCCGGAACATTGATGTTAATTTATTCAGACAAATCTTCGTTTCTTTGTGTCATTTAGTTTCTCTTGGAGATCAAGCATTGGACTGCTGTTTGAAGTTCAGCTCTCATCCCATCCCAAAACGCATAATCGCCTGTTACCGTGAACAGCGCAAAGGCGAAGGCTGCCTCATCAGTGCTGTTGTGTGAGTATCAAAGTGACGTCGACCTTTAAAGGTTTTCTCAATGATTCTTTAGTCAGTTCGCCTGTGACGCAACAAAGCTATAAGTAAGTAGTTCAGACAGTTAAGACATGGACATGGCTAAGTTCAGAAAGCGGTGTTTCATCTCATAGGCGCCTAATACGAGCACCTTATTGTGACAACGATAAAGGAGGTgctgtgtatttgtattgtaaGATGTTCCTGCACTTTATAAAAggatttttatttgtactttcAGATTCCGAACTCGAAAAGGTCGTGATCTTTGCGCTCCCCCTGATGCGCAATGGGTTAGAGAGCTGATGGATATGGTGGACGCGAGGCCAATGAAGAAATACAAGGTATATACACGTTCATATGAAATGATATCGGTATATAAGTTTGTAGCCTATCTAGATCATAGTCatgaatcattattattttttattgggTGTTTGTGTAGGTAGTTAAAGCTTCAAAAGCTTTCCATAACGCACATCATCAGCGTCACTTGTTAGTTTGTTTGGATCAATGTTGAACTGAAGTCTTGGGTTTAATTTGTGTAACTTTATACCCTAAAGAACAAACGATATTTTCAGctgatttttctttactttctctGTTTTGGTATTGCAGGAGACCATCTGTCTAGGAATGAATGCCTAGGTTCCCACATGGGCTGGAAGATGCTGGTAGCTAAACAGTTAAACTGCCTAGTAGTCCTACACCGTTTCCTGGGACTGCATCTTTTACAATGAACTTTTTTTCTCTACGTTATAATGCATCTGGATCTTTTATATTgcattatgttgttgttgttgtttttttctataaactttttaaaaatactttgaaGTTCTATTAAACTGTGTCAACGTTCaaatcttctcttttttttttcaaaccaaAAATAACGAGCCTATGATGTTGCTTTAAGTGAAGGTCAATCAAACGATTAATAACAAGATTAGGGCATTTCTCACCTCTCTGTCGTTCACAATAGCTTATtgcaaaccaaatgaaataaagtaagAAGCATAAgtaaattttatgtttttattctttgcttgctcattagggataaactGATTTTTATGTAATGCTGCTTTTGTGACCATGAAAGTCCTTATTTCcttattaagttttatttatatataaataatagtgatctttttatcatttaattaacatatttgtata encodes:
- the ccl19a.2 gene encoding C-C motif chemokine 19a.2; translation: MVPEHTPSAHFLLILRKLQNTDANMSNAVVALLVFSALLWNNAQAFSNTAADCCLTTSDTLVPRRIVGSYTIQTLDSGCPIPATVFITKKNRKLCSPPVNDLRYQWVLKLVEYLDNRSAKSNGAH
- the ccl19a.1 gene encoding C-C motif chemokine 19a.1: MARSAFLSLCMGVWITAIIISINMDVSLGDQALDCCLKFSSHPIPKRIIACYREQRKGEGCLISAVVFRTRKGRDLCAPPDAQWVRELMDMVDARPMKKYKETICLGMNA